In Glycine max cultivar Williams 82 chromosome 7, Glycine_max_v4.0, whole genome shotgun sequence, a single window of DNA contains:
- the LOC100527595 gene encoding uncharacterized protein LOC100527595 isoform 1 (isoform 1 is encoded by transcript variant 1): METDKLNFEDLYIAVLLVYNDINKYIPGPHFDPPSKDKVREVKQSCDINLDGDIDRDEFYDFIMIMTADTFTFVSQKLIVTFVVAPTVAVATKKATEGVPGVGKLVQKIPNSVYASLVTIAAVWFQKKAQSSSL; the protein is encoded by the exons ATGGAAACTGATAAGTTGAATTTTGAAGATCTGTATATTGCTGTTTTACTTGTGTACAA TGATATTAACAAGTATATACCTGGTCCCCATTTTGACCCTCCATCAAAAGACAAAGTCAGAGAAGTCAAACAG AGCTGTGATATCAACCTCGATGGGGATATCGACCGTGATGAATTTTATGATTTCATCATGATAATGACAGCTGATACATTCACTTTTGTTAGCCAAAAACTTATTGTCACTTTCGTTGTAGCACCAACAGTTGCAGTGGCAACAAAGAAGGCTACTGAAGGTGTTCCGGGTGTTGGGAAACTGGTGCAAAAGATACCCAATTCAGTTTATGCTTCCCTTGTGACAATTGCAGCTGTGTGGTTCCAAAAAAAGGCTCAGAGTTCTTCACTGTAG
- the LOC100527595 gene encoding uncharacterized protein LOC100527595 isoform 2 (isoform 2 is encoded by transcript variant 2), which produces MGQVFDKLEGKEWRQRQIRKITDRVFDKVKNQMETDKLNFEDLYIAVLLVYNDINKYIPGPHFDPPSKDKVREVKQSCDINLDGDIDRDEFYDFIMIMTADTFTFVSQKLIVTFVVAPTVAVATKKATEGVPGVGKLVQKIPNSVYASLVTIAAVWFQKKAQSSSL; this is translated from the exons ATGGGACAAGTCTTTGACAAGTTAGAGG GTAAGGAGTGGAGGCAAAGGCAAATAAGGAAGATAACAGATCGAGTTTTTGACAAAGTAAAGAATCAAATGGAAACTGATAAGTTGAATTTTGAAGATCTGTATATTGCTGTTTTACTTGTGTACAA TGATATTAACAAGTATATACCTGGTCCCCATTTTGACCCTCCATCAAAAGACAAAGTCAGAGAAGTCAAACAG AGCTGTGATATCAACCTCGATGGGGATATCGACCGTGATGAATTTTATGATTTCATCATGATAATGACAGCTGATACATTCACTTTTGTTAGCCAAAAACTTATTGTCACTTTCGTTGTAGCACCAACAGTTGCAGTGGCAACAAAGAAGGCTACTGAAGGTGTTCCGGGTGTTGGGAAACTGGTGCAAAAGATACCCAATTCAGTTTATGCTTCCCTTGTGACAATTGCAGCTGTGTGGTTCCAAAAAAAGGCTCAGAGTTCTTCACTGTAG
- the LOC100306537 gene encoding uncharacterized protein LOC100306537 precursor: MVIATRNFFVSLFLISSFFCTTLLAKSSHPISDAQVRKNKLQCYADIDSGLWGWSCKSTVIARENCALRCLSPACYELIYESDPLEEGEKDFIRSQEYKYCMHKLSMGESLEGVKGAFSN, from the exons ATGGTGATTGCAACAAGAAATTTCTTCGTATCTCTTTTCTTAATATCCTCATTTTTTTGCACAACACTCCTTGCCAAGTCTTCTCACCCAATCTCC GATGCTCAAGTCAGGAAGAACAAGCTTCAGTGCTATGCTGATATTGACAG TGGGTTGTGGGGTTGGTCATGCAAATCAACGGTGATAGCAAGGGAGAATTGTGCTCTAAGATGCCTTTCACCCGCTTGTTACGAGCTCATCTACGAGAGTGACCCG cTCGAAGAGGGAGAAAAGGACTTTATTCGAAGCCAAGAGTACAAATACTGCATGCACAA GTTGTCCATGGGAGAGAGCCTTGAGGGTGTTAAGGGTGCTTTTAGCAACTAA